Proteins encoded by one window of Perca fluviatilis chromosome 13, GENO_Pfluv_1.0, whole genome shotgun sequence:
- the LOC120571938 gene encoding adhesion G protein-coupled receptor B1-like, with protein sequence MAWSALTGPCVAMVLLFFGLTSCTPSGPASATCATLEQSRFFGVFSSTTTLHSTPCSWTLQNPDPRRYNVYMKITKPTDSCMPRQIKTFQFDSFIETSRTYLGMESFDEVVRLCDASTTVTYLESSKQFLQIRKVAARNGVEMLEGQSDVSEFKAEFLVVGKRNPSMPACQMLCQWLEKCLSSSTHDYPCGIMNTPCQCWEAPKRKPGSCYRGGVYVEKCLPVPRDNGHDAEIIKGWAGWGRWSVCSQECGGGVQVRSRACQPEDSVCEGTVEEGRACNPQPCIGKERNRSQGLRAIVGLKRDYADDSNLGVVATQTVDAKTDEWSPWSTCSITCGEGWQSRTRVCATSSFTTQCTGPLRENRPCNNTAVCPVDGAWDEWTPWSLCSSTCGRGYRDRTRTCKLPQNGGEPCRGPSRQTKFCNIAVCPVDGHWNEWSAWSACTASCSNGTMQRIRECNGPSYGGSECHGSWKESVNCFLKECPVDGRWHAWSSWGSCSKTCGGGIQQRQRVCEGPFFGGESCPGEKGEQKRCNEKRCPEPHEICPEQNTGDVVWKKTPAGDMAAVACPADASGLLLRRCTLDAVGLASWESPTHIKCVSKNYENIQMLSRDYNSKAQMGQSVDGVAEVISRLRFSSDKGAQYSGDLLAIMEILKNTTELYKGTRLRLSNADVENYVQTISNLLKEEHRDKWEEAQLMGASIKEFLHLVEDFVNMIGMQMSGFQDIYEVTENLVLSIHKRPTTTNSNFTFPVKGWRGMLDWVRTSEEKITVSRDALSIEQSDGNDAFVTGIVLYRNLASILSFQSNTTLLNSKVVTVIVKPTPALLSSPVEIEFPHLQNGTMNETCLSWDESETSSLLGSWSARSCRAVPVHSFRTKCVCDSLSTFAILARVNFDSIMDKALLPSVTLIVGCGVSSLTLLLLIIIYVSVWKYIRSERSVILINFCLSIICSNALILIGQTQARNKVVCALVAALLHFFFLSSFCWVLTEAWQSYMAVTGRLRNRIIRKRFLCLGWGLPALVVAVSVGFTKAKGYGTVNYCWLSLEGGLLYSFVGPAAAVVLVNMVIGILVFNKLVSKDGITDVKLKERAGASLWSSCVVLPLLALTWMSAVLAITDRRSALFQILFAVFDSLEGFIIVMVHCILRREVQEAVKCRVVDHKDDGNGDSGSSHHNGHTQHMQSDSEKDGDSSRQGMKSSSEEKMPPPQLPLPMGSNFHTLPSNPSKSHMQAVPEYSSHTLTLKREKSRLAGGVDPTCGKPVYVCEGELFKQLDADLARAQAEGSISDGSSYVLLPNTTSTLRSKPKDDPTKYNISVEQLPQARLMHLSGPFAEPQAAFGIKSIPLDQVSVSYSERDSPIQNIHNMSSESHITHSSLENTFESMNSMMSKSETISTLSMSSLERQKSRYAELDFEKIMHTKKRHQNMFQDLNRKLHHAEKDRESPASDSKSVRWSVSSGGSDKTNHSDKQQGPLERPWEGVRGIQQSPPAWVRKDLEPLAASPLELHSVEWEKAGTTIPLVGQDIIDLQTEV encoded by the exons ATGGCGTGGTCAGCTCTTACCGGCCCCTGTGTGGCCATGGTACTGCTCTTCTTTGGTTTGACCTCCTGCACTCCCTCCGGCCCAGCCTCCGCCACCTGTGCCACCCTGGAACAGAGTCGCTTCTTTGGTGTATTCTCCTCTACGACCACCCTGCACTCCACACCATGCTCCTGGACCCTGCAGAACCCTGATCCTCGCCGCTACAATGTCTACATGAAAATCACCAAGCCAACCGACTCCTGCATGCCCCGCCAGATCAAGACCTTCCAGTTCGACTCCTTCATCGAGACCTCCCGCACCTATCTAGGCATGGAGAGCTTCGACGAGGTTGTCAGGCTGTGCGACGCATCAACCACTGTTACCTACCTGGAGTCCAGCAAGCAGTTCCTGCAGATCCGCAAGGTGGCCGCGAGAAACGGCGTGGAGATGTTGGAGGGACAGAGTGATGTCAGTGAGTTCAAGGCTGAGTTTCTGGTCGTGGGGAAGAGGAACCCAAGTATGCCTGCCTGCCAGATGCTTTGCCAGTGGCTGGAGAAGTGTCTGTCCAGTAGCACCCATGATTATCCCTGTGGCATCATGAACACACCCTGCCAGTGCTGGGAGGCCCCAAAGAGGAAGCCAGGAAGCTGCTACAGAGGCGGTGTCTACGTTGAGAAATGCCTCCCTGTTCCCAGAGACAACGGACACGATGCTGAGATTATCA AGGGCTGGGCTGGTTGGGGCCGCTGGTCAGTATGCAGCCAGGAATGCGGTGGTGGAGTCCAGGTGCGCAGCCGTGCCTGCCAGCCCGAGGACAGCGTGTGCGAGGGAACAGTTGAAGAAGGACGGGCCTGCAACCCTCAGCCCTGCATTG GCAAAGAACGCAACAGGAGCCAGGGTCTGCGAGCCATCGTTGGTTTGAAGAGAGACTATGCTGATGATTCTAACCTTGGAGTTGTTGCAACCCAAACAG TAGATGCTAAGACAGATGAGTGGTCCCCCTGGAGCACATGTTCAATCACCTGTGGAGAGGGCTGGCAGAGCCGCACTCGCGTCTGTGCTACTTCCTCCTTCACCACCCAGTGCACCGGACCCCTGCGTGAGAACCGGCCCTGCAACAACACAGCCGTCTGCCCCG TGGATGGTGCTTGGGATGAGTGGACCCCCTGGAGCCTGTGCTCTTCCACTTGCGGCCGTGGTTATCGTGACCGTACCCGCACATGCAAGCTGCCCCAGAATGGAGGAGAGCCTTGCCGCGGCCCTTCAAGACAAACCAAGTTCTGCAACATCGCTGTCTGCCCAG TGGACGGACACTGGAATGAGTGGTCTGCCTGGAGCGCATGCACTGCTTCTTGCTCCAACGGCACCATGCAGAGAATAAGGGAGTGCAACGGGCCATCCTACGGGGGCTCCGAGTGCCACGGCAGCTGGAAAGAGTCAGTTAACTGCTTCCTGAAAGAATGTCCTG TTGATGGACGCTGGCATGCGTGGAGCTCTTGGGGCAGCTGCAGCAAGACTTGCGGTGGAGGCAtccagcagagacagagagtctgTGAAGGGCCTTTCTTTGGTGGAGAGTCTTGCCCCGGTGAAAAGGGCGAGCAGAAGCGTTGCAATGAGAAGAGATGCCCTG AGCCCCATGAGATCTGCCCTGAGCAGAATACCGGAGACGTTGTGTGGAAGAAAACTCCCGCTGGAGACATGGCTGCCGTTGCCTGCCCTGCTGATGCCTCAG GTCTGCTTCTGCGCCGGTGCACCCTGGATGCTGTAGGTCTTGCCTCCTGGGAGAGCCCAACTCACATCAAGTGTGTCTCCAAGAACTATGAGAACATTCAGATGCT CAGTCGAGACTACAATTCCAAAGCGCAGATGGGGCAGAGCGTGGACGGGGTTGCCGAGGTGATTTCACGCTTGAGATTTTCCTCTGATAAGGGGGCCCAGTACAGCGGTGACCTCTTGGCCATCATGGAAATCCTGAAGAACACCACTGAACTGTACAAGGGAACCAGACTGAGATTGAGCAACGCTGATGTTGAG AACTACGTCCAGACAATCAGCAACTTACTGAAGGAGGAGCATCGTGACAAATGGGAAGAGGCACAGCTG ATGGGTGCCAGCATTAAGGAGTTCCTCCACCTTGTTGAGGACTTTGTAAACATGATCGGTATGCAAATGAGTGGCTTTCAGGACATTTATGAAGTCACGGAAAATTTAG TGCTGAGCATCCACAAGCGCCCGACAACTACAAACTCCAACTTCACCTTCCCTGTAAAGGGGTGGAGGGGCATGCTGGACTGGGTCAGGACCTCTGAGGAGAAGATCACAGTATCCCGTGATGCTCTGTCCAttgaacagtctg ATGGCAACGATGCTTTTGTGACCGGCATCGTCCTCTACAGAAACCTTGCCTCTATTCTGTCCTTCCAGAG TAACACCACCCTCCTCAACTCCAAGGTGGTGACCGTGATTGTCAAGCCAACCCCGGCTCTCCTGTCCTCACCCGTTGAGATCGAGTTCCCCCACCTCCAAAAT GGCACCATGAATGAGACATGCCTTTCATGGGACGAAAGCGAAAC TTCCTCTCTGCTTGGGTCTTGGTCTGCTCGGAGCTGCAGAGCGGTCCCTGTTCATTCATTCAGAACCAAATGCGTGTGTGACAGCCTCTCCACCTTCGCCATTTTAGCGCGCGTCAACTTCGACTCG ATCATGGACAAGGCACTGCTCCCGTCCGTGACTCTCATTGTTGGCTGTGGGGTCTCCTCTCTCACCCTGCTGCTCCTCATCATCATCTACGTCTCTGTGTGGAA GTACATCCGCTCCGAGCGCTCCGTTATCCTGATCAACTTCTGCCTCTCCATTATATGCTCCAATGCCCTCATTCTCATCGGACAAACTCAGGCTCGCAACAAG GTGGTGTGTGCTCTCGTAGCTGCTCTCCTGCacttctttttcctctcctctttttgctgGGTGCTGACAGAAGCTTGGCAGTCCTACATGGCTGTCACTGGTCGTCTGCGCAACCGCATTATCCGCAAGCGCTTCTTGTGCTTAGGCTGGG GCCTTCCTGCACTGGTGGTGGCTGTGTCTGTGGGTTTCACAAAAGCTAAAGGATACGGAACTGTCAACTA CTGCTGGCTGTCTCTTGAGGGTGGACTCCTCTACTCCTTTGTTGGCCCTGCGGCGGCTGTTGTTTTG GTGAATATGGTCATTGGTATTCTGGTCTTCAACAAGCTGGTATCCAAGGACGGAATCACCGATGTGAAGCTGAAGGAGAGAGCTGG AGCATCACTGTGGAGCTCCTGCGTGGTTCTGCCCCTCTTGGCTCTCACTTGGATGTCTGCCGTCCTGGCTATCACTGACCGCCGCTCCGCCCTCTTCCAGATCCTCTTTGCCGTCTTTGACTCTCTGGAGGGTTTTATTATTGTCATGGTTCACTGCATCCTGCGTAGAGAG GTTCAAGAAGCTGTAAAGTGCAGAGTAGTCGACCACAAGGACGACGGCAATGGAGACTCTGGCAGTTCCCATCACAATGGCCACACCCAGCATATG CAGTCCGATAGCGAAAAGGATGGAGATTCAAGCAGACAAG GTATGAAGAGCTCCTCTGAGGAAAAGATGCCTCCTCCTCAGCTGCCTCTTCCCATGGGCTCCAACTTCCACACCCTGCCATCCAACCCCAGTAAGAGCCACATGCAGGCAGTTCCTGAATATTCCAGCCACACCCTCACCCTGAAAAGAGAGAAGAGCCGTCTGGCGGGAGGAGTCGACCCAACCTGCGGGAAACCGGTGTATGTCTGTGAGGGGGAACTCTTCAAGCAGCTGGACGCCGATCTTGCTCGGGCTCAGGCTGAGGGCAGCATTTCCGACGGCAGCAGTTACGTCCTCCTGCCCAACACTACCTCCACCCTGAGGTCTAAGCCTAAGGATGACCCCACAAAATACAACATCAGCGTGGAGCAGCTACCACAGGCCAGACTCATGCACCTCAGCGGGCCCTTTGCTGAGCCCCAGGCTGCCTTTGGGATCAAGTCGATCCCATTGGACCAGGTCAGCGTATCGTACTCAGAGAGAGACTCCCCCATCCAGAACATCCACAACATGTCCAGTGAGTCTCACATCACCCACAGCAGCCTGGAGAACACCTTTGAGTCCATGAACTCCATGATGTCCAAGAGTGAGACCATCTCCACACTGTCCATGAGCTCCTTGGAG aGACAGAAATCCCGTTATGCTGAGTTAGACTTTGAG AAAATAATGCACACAAAGAAACGCCACCAGAACATGTTTCAGGACCTAAACAGGAAGCTACATCATGCTGAGAAAGACAGGGAGTCGCCTGcttctgacagcaag TCTGTGAGATGGAGTGTGTCTTCAGGAGGAAGTGACAAAACGAACCACAGT GACAAACAGCAAGGACCTCTGGAGAGGCCATGGGAGGGAGTCCGGGGAATACAGCAGTCACCCCCTGCATGGGTGCGTAAAGATCTGGAGCCCCTAGCTGCCTCACCTCTGGAGCTGCACTCTGTGGAGTGGGAGAAGGCCGGCACCACCATCCCTCTTGTGGGGCAGGACATCATCGACCTGCAGACAGAGGtctga